A single window of Sphingobacterium sp. ML3W DNA harbors:
- a CDS encoding 7TM diverse intracellular signaling domain-containing protein: MSKIIAWTTCAVGSLLPGYGRFGKSQSQLISMKYIFGANIKNLVLFIFLMTAYLALHAMVPLQFEKDSSAVYIGKHVSLFQDATKQLNITDIIDHTNLFNESKDDVPNLGIGDVNNWIRFELKNLTDEEKLVVNLSHANIDEVVFYSLKNGVIDSTRIESGTALNKRDYPHQFYLFEIPIKKGEDVICYFKLRSNTQLLVPISIHTEKGLLEILLDTDIFSALFIGLMMSMIFYNIFLYFSTGEKHYIIYVNYIFWVTIAQCAVLGILEPIFSIHNRWVLNRLLTFSGAMSGIGAIYFVKSFLQTAKDAPKLNKLLNIFLIGYLIAIGFLCFGYLIPAYKLVNVVAGGGSIIVLILAFKLSREKYEQTKYFLIAWCVFLVSVVVYVFKDYNLLPYNFFTVRAVQIGSVFEAILLSFALGDKINIYRKEKDESQARELSISLENQLLIREQNVILEDKVEERTRALTASNESLQATLTHLKETQSQLVEAEKMASLGQLTAGVAHEINNPINFVTSNVAPLKRDIKMIWETLEEVEQVALDDNLSSDEKRLRIENFKKEIDLDYLKTEVEFLLKGMSDGANRTAEIVKSLRIFSRVDEDTLKFADINEGLESTMVILNSLVQDGIVVQKKYGALPKIECYAGKLNQVFLNIITNAIYALHDKVKTRDGAKLTLETGVCENASAIYVIIRDNGIGIPDYIRDRIFEPFFTTKDVGEGTGLGMSIAYNTIIKHNGKIEIESVEGEGTSFILIIPIRQNI, encoded by the coding sequence ATGTCGAAGATTATTGCTTGGACAACCTGTGCTGTCGGGTCGTTATTACCTGGATATGGAAGGTTTGGCAAGTCACAGTCGCAATTGATTTCTATGAAGTACATTTTTGGTGCGAATATTAAAAATCTAGTGCTATTTATTTTTTTAATGACCGCGTATCTCGCTTTGCATGCGATGGTGCCGCTTCAGTTTGAAAAAGATAGTTCAGCTGTATATATTGGGAAGCATGTTTCTTTATTCCAAGATGCTACAAAGCAGCTTAACATTACGGATATCATTGATCACACTAATTTGTTCAATGAAAGCAAGGATGATGTGCCTAATTTGGGGATCGGTGATGTAAATAATTGGATAAGGTTTGAGTTGAAAAATCTTACTGACGAAGAGAAGTTAGTGGTAAATCTCTCGCATGCCAATATCGATGAGGTCGTTTTTTATTCTTTAAAGAATGGGGTTATAGATAGTACGCGTATCGAATCGGGAACAGCCTTAAATAAGCGTGATTACCCCCATCAATTTTACCTATTTGAAATTCCTATTAAAAAAGGGGAAGATGTGATATGTTATTTCAAACTCAGAAGTAACACACAATTGTTAGTGCCAATTTCGATTCATACTGAAAAAGGATTACTGGAAATACTCTTAGATACCGATATTTTTTCAGCATTGTTTATTGGGCTGATGATGTCGATGATCTTTTACAATATATTTTTATATTTTTCTACAGGTGAGAAACACTATATAATATATGTTAACTATATTTTTTGGGTTACTATAGCACAATGTGCAGTGCTAGGAATTCTTGAACCGATATTTTCTATTCATAATCGCTGGGTTTTAAATCGATTATTAACTTTTTCTGGAGCGATGTCTGGAATAGGTGCGATATATTTTGTCAAGTCATTTCTCCAAACTGCGAAGGATGCTCCTAAACTCAATAAATTATTGAATATTTTCTTAATTGGGTATTTAATTGCAATCGGATTTTTATGTTTCGGTTACTTAATTCCAGCATATAAATTAGTCAATGTAGTAGCCGGTGGAGGGTCTATAATTGTTTTAATTTTAGCGTTCAAATTGAGTCGTGAAAAATATGAACAAACGAAATATTTTTTGATTGCATGGTGTGTGTTTTTAGTCAGTGTAGTGGTATATGTATTTAAGGACTACAATTTACTCCCCTATAACTTTTTCACCGTAAGAGCTGTTCAAATTGGGTCGGTATTTGAAGCCATTTTACTATCTTTTGCATTAGGAGATAAGATCAATATCTATCGTAAGGAAAAAGATGAATCTCAAGCACGCGAATTGTCCATTTCATTAGAAAATCAATTATTGATTCGTGAGCAAAATGTCATTTTAGAAGACAAAGTTGAAGAAAGAACTCGTGCGTTGACTGCTTCTAATGAGTCTTTACAGGCTACTTTAACTCATCTTAAAGAAACACAGTCACAACTTGTTGAAGCAGAGAAAATGGCCTCTTTAGGGCAATTGACTGCTGGGGTAGCTCATGAAATCAATAATCCGATTAATTTTGTGACTTCAAATGTTGCTCCTTTGAAGCGCGACATTAAAATGATTTGGGAGACTTTGGAGGAGGTCGAACAGGTAGCTCTGGATGATAATTTATCTTCAGATGAGAAGAGATTACGTATCGAAAATTTCAAAAAGGAAATTGATTTGGATTATCTCAAAACTGAAGTCGAATTCTTGCTTAAAGGAATGAGTGATGGTGCCAATAGGACTGCAGAAATTGTTAAGAGCCTACGGATTTTTTCACGTGTTGACGAGGATACCCTCAAATTTGCGGATATTAACGAAGGCTTAGAGTCAACGATGGTTATCCTTAATAGTTTGGTGCAAGATGGAATTGTTGTGCAGAAGAAATATGGTGCCCTCCCGAAGATTGAATGCTATGCAGGTAAATTGAATCAGGTATTTTTGAATATCATCACGAATGCGATTTATGCACTTCATGATAAAGTAAAGACAAGGGATGGAGCGAAATTAACACTGGAGACAGGAGTGTGTGAAAATGCATCGGCTATTTATGTTATAATAAGGGATAATGGCATAGGGATTCCGGACTATATCCGAGATCGCATTTTCGAACCTTTTTTTACAACTAAAGATGTAGGGGAGGGTACGGGTTTGGGCATGTCTATCGCTTACAATACCATAATCAAGCATAATGGCAAAATAGAAATTGAGTCTGTAGAAGGGGAGGGGACTTCATTTATATTGATTATCCCAATACGACAAAATATTTAA
- a CDS encoding sensor histidine kinase, with translation MKRNLEILYIDDEINNLFGFKANFRYRYIVHTASSTIEAEKILLDNPDIRIIFCDQRMPDELGIDFFERTKRDYPRPIRILLTAYADMETVIDAVNKGHIFRFIRKPWLEEDMISCIEEADKFYTANSMLAIKNEELEKAYYELDKFAYSVSHDLRDPLTGVLSAVKLALEFDQVDQIHELLALMESSLTRLDDYIDSLRDYYLLRRGELLLCHIEFKDLFANIEAFYSMHTRNSDVEFAISVNQSEIFNSDKAVLELILHNLLSNSFKYQRKDCDNKFVKLAVTVENGSAILEVSDSGIGISSEYINDIFKLFFRASDQAKGMGFGLYNVQSALLKLQGTVEVKSQLGVGTTFTIVVPNK, from the coding sequence ATGAAAAGAAACTTAGAAATATTATATATTGACGATGAGATAAATAATTTATTCGGTTTTAAGGCTAACTTTAGATACCGGTATATTGTTCATACAGCCTCATCGACCATCGAAGCAGAAAAAATACTTCTTGATAATCCTGATATACGCATCATTTTTTGTGATCAACGTATGCCTGATGAATTGGGTATTGATTTCTTTGAAAGGACAAAAAGAGACTATCCTCGGCCTATCCGTATTTTGCTTACTGCATATGCTGATATGGAGACTGTTATAGATGCTGTTAATAAGGGACATATTTTTAGGTTTATTCGTAAACCATGGTTGGAAGAAGATATGATATCTTGCATTGAAGAAGCAGATAAATTTTATACAGCCAACTCGATGTTAGCGATCAAGAACGAGGAGCTGGAGAAGGCTTATTATGAGTTGGATAAATTTGCTTACAGTGTGAGTCATGATCTTCGAGATCCCTTGACGGGTGTATTGTCTGCGGTGAAGCTTGCTTTGGAATTTGATCAAGTAGACCAAATTCATGAGTTATTGGCTTTAATGGAGTCGTCTTTAACTCGTTTAGATGATTATATCGATAGCTTACGTGATTATTATCTGCTGAGACGCGGTGAATTGTTGTTGTGTCATATTGAATTTAAAGACCTTTTTGCGAATATAGAGGCTTTTTATAGTATGCACACACGTAATAGTGATGTTGAATTTGCCATTAGTGTCAATCAAAGCGAAATCTTTAATAGTGATAAGGCCGTATTGGAATTAATTTTGCATAATCTATTGTCAAATTCATTCAAATATCAGCGGAAAGATTGCGATAATAAGTTTGTTAAACTTGCTGTAACGGTCGAGAATGGTTCTGCAATTTTAGAGGTTTCTGATAGTGGTATTGGTATATCTTCGGAATATATAAATGATATTTTTAAGCTGTTCTTTAGGGCTAGCGATCAAGCAAAAGGTATGGGATTTGGTCTTTACAATGTACAAAGCGCCTTGTTGAAATTACAGGGTACTGTTGAAGTAAAGTCGCAATTAGGCGTCGGAACAACATTTACAATAGTTGTCCCGAATAAGTAG
- a CDS encoding response regulator, which produces MKNKNDKITILYVDDEENNLISFKATFRFKYKVYTAISGSVAIDIVKEKPIDIIITDQRMPKMTGVEFLEEIIKINPEPMRILLTGYTDMEAVIEAVNKGKIFHYLNKPWNEDELDETIGRAYEIYSERKNILETYSKLEVSNEQLEFLLRQKLLS; this is translated from the coding sequence ATGAAAAACAAAAACGATAAGATCACAATACTATATGTTGACGATGAAGAGAACAATCTTATTTCTTTTAAAGCGACATTTCGTTTCAAATACAAGGTTTATACTGCTATCAGTGGCTCAGTAGCTATTGATATTGTAAAGGAAAAACCCATAGACATCATTATTACTGACCAGAGAATGCCTAAGATGACTGGTGTAGAGTTTCTGGAAGAAATCATCAAGATTAACCCTGAACCCATGCGTATACTACTGACGGGCTATACAGATATGGAAGCAGTAATCGAAGCAGTTAACAAAGGGAAAATTTTTCACTATCTAAATAAGCCTTGGAATGAAGACGAATTAGACGAAACAATAGGTCGCGCATATGAAATCTATTCTGAAAGAAAAAATATCTTGGAGACCTATTCAAAACTAGAAGTATCAAATGAACAATTAGAGTTTCTACTTCGACAAAAATTACTCTCTTAG
- a CDS encoding SMUG2 DNA glycosylase family protein, with protein sequence MISTLAEKIIEFNKNLHYTGDIPNDFRILNPYLDNPETLTVMQQFYNKFYHDDVSRKFIIGINPSRHGAGITGIPFTDTKRLEQVCGISMKSAYSHEISSVFLYDMIKEFGGAAEFYQKFYINSPFPLAIVRRTKEGKWINANYYDDKYLFDAVKPFMVNTLIKHINIGLDTKEVFVLGKKNATFIEKINKEGKLFEKLTVLEHPRYIQQYKSRDRDLYIEKYISVLST encoded by the coding sequence ATGATCAGCACTTTAGCCGAAAAGATTATTGAATTCAATAAAAACCTACATTACACGGGTGATATCCCTAATGATTTCAGGATCCTAAATCCCTATTTAGATAATCCAGAAACATTAACAGTGATGCAGCAGTTCTACAACAAATTCTATCATGATGATGTAAGTCGCAAATTTATTATTGGCATTAATCCGAGCCGCCATGGAGCTGGAATCACAGGCATACCCTTTACTGACACGAAACGCCTCGAACAAGTTTGTGGAATTAGCATGAAATCGGCCTATAGTCACGAAATTTCCTCCGTATTCCTTTATGATATGATTAAAGAATTTGGAGGAGCAGCAGAATTTTACCAAAAATTTTACATCAATTCCCCATTTCCATTAGCAATTGTCCGGCGTACAAAGGAAGGCAAGTGGATCAATGCGAACTATTATGATGATAAATACTTATTTGACGCAGTCAAACCATTTATGGTCAACACACTCATAAAGCACATAAATATTGGTTTAGATACAAAAGAAGTATTTGTATTGGGAAAAAAAAACGCAACCTTCATTGAAAAAATAAATAAAGAAGGGAAACTATTTGAAAAACTGACAGTTCTTGAACACCCACGCTACATTCAGCAATACAAATCTCGCGATAGAGACCTTTATATCGAAAAATACATCAGTGTATTAAGCACTTAA
- a CDS encoding agmatinase family protein, translating into MSTKQTKIENFDPSQPGLPDSSIYGLPFSAEESDIIVIPTPWEVTVSYGSGASNGPETILNASFQVDLLHQEFPELWKLGIYMDEAPEHWIENSEKYKRLAQPIIEALENGDDIATIPALKNDLEEINKASAQFNAEVKERALYWMSQGKKVILLGGDHSTPLGYYQALAEKHHAFGILHFDAHMDLRNAYEGFTYSHASIMYNAIQLPQIEKIVQVGIRDFSEGELEAVQISNKVKVYTDTDLKANSFEGKTWKDQCDAILAQLPTNVAVSFDIDALQRWYCPNTGTPVPGGLSYEQATYLLSKLANSDKNIIGIDLVEVAPGDDDWDGNVGARLLFHLCGVFAKNNKLATGTKIIF; encoded by the coding sequence ATGTCGACAAAGCAAACAAAGATTGAAAATTTCGATCCATCACAACCTGGTTTACCGGATTCAAGCATATATGGACTACCATTTTCGGCTGAGGAAAGTGATATTATTGTAATACCAACACCTTGGGAAGTAACTGTAAGTTATGGGAGCGGTGCTAGTAATGGCCCTGAGACTATACTAAACGCCTCTTTCCAAGTAGACTTATTACATCAAGAATTTCCAGAATTATGGAAATTAGGTATTTACATGGACGAAGCACCGGAGCATTGGATAGAAAATAGCGAAAAATATAAACGTTTAGCGCAACCTATCATAGAAGCATTAGAGAATGGTGATGACATAGCAACAATCCCTGCATTAAAAAACGATTTAGAAGAAATAAATAAGGCATCAGCACAATTCAATGCCGAAGTCAAAGAACGTGCCTTGTACTGGATGAGTCAAGGTAAAAAGGTAATTTTATTAGGTGGAGATCACTCTACACCACTAGGTTATTACCAAGCATTGGCAGAGAAACATCATGCATTCGGAATCCTACATTTTGATGCACATATGGATTTACGTAATGCTTACGAAGGATTTACATATTCCCACGCTTCCATTATGTATAATGCCATTCAATTACCACAAATTGAAAAAATTGTACAAGTAGGCATCCGCGATTTTAGTGAAGGAGAATTGGAAGCAGTTCAAATTTCAAATAAAGTAAAGGTATATACAGACACTGATTTAAAAGCAAACAGCTTTGAGGGCAAAACCTGGAAAGACCAATGTGATGCGATATTAGCACAATTACCAACTAACGTAGCAGTAAGTTTTGATATTGATGCCTTACAGCGTTGGTACTGCCCTAACACTGGTACTCCAGTACCTGGAGGACTATCTTACGAACAAGCAACATACTTACTAAGTAAATTGGCCAATAGCGATAAAAACATCATCGGTATTGATTTGGTCGAAGTCGCTCCTGGTGATGATGATTGGGACGGTAATGTAGGTGCCAGACTCTTATTTCACCTATGTGGCGTCTTTGCAAAAAACAACAAACTTGCTACCGGAACCAAGATAATATTTTAA
- a CDS encoding immunity 22 family protein: MAEQRIHIWTGTSNKTDEQFYKYFDQSKFIKDYHRFKTDETYSRNAPDFNLRSQFSKAIDKQYDYDVDWITIYYSRKRMSIQAAIEELPIWNDQTEVEIYQACVSKGISTVNAILCYADEELKIDKPLENYNDMIYVGSFNISS; this comes from the coding sequence ATGGCAGAGCAACGCATCCATATCTGGACAGGAACGTCAAATAAAACAGATGAACAATTTTATAAATATTTTGACCAAAGCAAGTTTATCAAAGATTACCATAGGTTTAAAACTGATGAAACCTATTCAAGAAATGCACCTGACTTTAACCTCCGCTCTCAATTCAGTAAAGCAATCGACAAACAGTACGATTACGACGTAGACTGGATCACCATTTACTACAGTCGCAAAAGAATGAGCATCCAGGCTGCCATTGAAGAGCTACCTATATGGAATGATCAAACTGAAGTTGAGATCTATCAAGCATGTGTAAGCAAAGGAATTTCAACTGTAAATGCGATACTTTGTTATGCCGATGAGGAGCTTAAGATAGATAAACCACTCGAAAATTACAACGACATGATCTATGTTGGTAGCTTTAATATCTCTAGCTAA